A single region of the Nicotiana sylvestris chromosome 6, ASM39365v2, whole genome shotgun sequence genome encodes:
- the LOC138871376 gene encoding uncharacterized protein, translating to MSYMVGEKVLLTVSPMKGVMRFGNKGKLSPRYNGPFEILKRIGEVAYELALPPNLSCVHPVFHVSMLRKYIGDPSHVLDFSTVQLDGNLTYNVEPVAILDRQVRKLRSKNIASVKVQWRDHPVGEATWETEQEMQTKYPHLFETPDSGIAGSAPEC from the exons atgtcttacatggttggggagaaggttctgctaacagtttcacctatgaagggtgttatgagattcgggaataAGGGCAAGTTGAGTCCTAGGTATAATGGACCTTTTGAAATACTTAAAAGGATCGGAGAGGTGGCCTATGAACTCGCTTTGCCACCTAACCTATCGTGTgttcatccagtgtttcatgtatctatgctccgaaagtatattggggatccgtcccatgttttggatttcagtacagttcagttggatggtaatttgacttataatgtagAGCCAGTAGCAATTTTAGATcgacaggttcgaaagttgaggtcaaagaacatagcttcagtgaaagtgcagtggagagaccATCCAGTCGGAGAAGCTACTTGGGAGACTGAACAGGAGATGCAAACaaaatatccacacctatttgagactccag attcaggcattgctggttctgctcctgagtgctga